A single window of Eucalyptus grandis isolate ANBG69807.140 chromosome 1, ASM1654582v1, whole genome shotgun sequence DNA harbors:
- the LOC104439249 gene encoding uncharacterized protein LOC104439249 isoform X3, with product MSRKGAPLPKDVPWRASSGKPIPKIHHNPVLRVSQTPYSTYAISVMKHPDPIGSGLGIGAVVEAAGPDCIVPGQIPPVKLLGVKVWPINVDLKFMEPVERELKLLGKFLDSAVNLMNKSFIDR from the exons ATGTCCAGGAAAGGAGCTCCGCTCCCGAAGGACGTGCCCTGGCGGGCGTCCTCCGGCAAGCCCATCCCCAAGATTCACCACAACCCCGTCCTCCGCGTCTCCCAGACGCCTTACTCCACCTACGCCATCTCGGTCATGAAG CATCCTGACCCGATCGGGAGCGGATTGGGGATTGGAGCGGTGGTCGAAGCTGCGGGGCCGGATTGCATCGTGCCTGGTCAAATCCCGCCTGTTAAATTGCTCGGTGTCAAG GTCTGGCCAATTAATGTTGATCTGAAGTTCATGGAACCTGTTGAAAGGGAACTGAAATTGCTTGGGAAG TTCCTGGATTCGGCTGTTAACCTCATGAACAAGTCGTTCATAGATCGTTGA
- the LOC104439249 gene encoding uncharacterized protein LOC104439249 isoform X2, translating into MSRKGAPLPKDVPWRASSGKPIPKIHHNPVLRVSQTPYSTYAISVMKHPDPIGSGLGIGAVVEAAGPDCIVPGQIPPVKLLGVKVWPINVDLKFMEPVERELKLLGKFLDSAVNLMNKSFIDQS; encoded by the exons ATGTCCAGGAAAGGAGCTCCGCTCCCGAAGGACGTGCCCTGGCGGGCGTCCTCCGGCAAGCCCATCCCCAAGATTCACCACAACCCCGTCCTCCGCGTCTCCCAGACGCCTTACTCCACCTACGCCATCTCGGTCATGAAG CATCCTGACCCGATCGGGAGCGGATTGGGGATTGGAGCGGTGGTCGAAGCTGCGGGGCCGGATTGCATCGTGCCTGGTCAAATCCCGCCTGTTAAATTGCTCGGTGTCAAG GTCTGGCCAATTAATGTTGATCTGAAGTTCATGGAACCTGTTGAAAGGGAACTGAAATTGCTTGGGAAG TTCCTGGATTCGGCTGTTAACCTCATGAACAAGTCGTTCATAGATC AATCGTAG
- the LOC104439239 gene encoding transcription factor MYB27, whose protein sequence is MMGHRGEAREEKLRKGPWIEQEDEILTAFVTVLGERRWDYIAKTSGLKRSGKSCRLRWKNYLCPNLKHGPISPEEERIIIKFHEQWGNKWSRIAEKLPGRTDNEIKNFWKTHLRKKVQSSKQALIGAACDDPESQMSKINQDSSLSNVVYQCKQKQDCQDHFPIADSSKATGSSLNVLSFSDFSHLNSPYEIRLLDWMSEFGNDANEVNCVDCKHWGLCFCFPKWDFEEVDNSIWNCPGYLWE, encoded by the exons ATGATGGGTCATCGAGGGGAAGCACGAGAAGAAAAATTGCGGAAAGGACCTTGGATTGAGCAGGAGGATGAGATTTTAACTGCCTTTGTCACTGTTTTAGGGGAGAGGCGGTGGGATTACATTGCAAAAACATCGG GTCTCAAGAGGAGCGGCAAGAGTTGTCGTCTACGATGGAAGAACTATCTTTGCCCCAATCTCAAGCACGGTCCCATTAGCCCGGAAGAGGAGAGGattattattaaatttcacGAGCAATGGGGCAACAA GTGGTCTAGGATAGCAGAAAAGTTGCCAGGAAGAACCGACAACGAGATCAAGAACTTCTGGAAAACCCATTTGAGGAAAAAAGTGCAGTCTTCAAAACAAGCTTTGATAGGAGCTGCTTGCGACGACCCAGAATCTCAAATGAGCAAAATTAATCAAGATTCCAGCTTGTCTAATGTGGTTTACCAATGCAAACAAAAGCAGGACTGTCAAGACCACTTCCCAATTGCTGATAGCTCGAAAGCCACGGGTAGTTCCTTGAACGTTCTCAGTTTCTCGGACTTTTCACACTTGAATTCTCCATATGAGATCCGCTTGTTGGATTGGATGTCGGAGTTCGGGAATGATGCAAACGAAGTGAATTGTGTGGACTGTAAACACTGGGGCTTGTGcttttgttttccaaaatggGATTTTGAAGAAGTTGATAATTCCATATGGAACTGCCCGGGATACCTTTGGGAGTAA
- the LOC104439249 gene encoding uncharacterized protein LOC104439249 isoform X1 yields the protein MSRKGAPLPKDVPWRASSGKPIPKIHHNPVLRVSQTPYSTYAISVMKQHPDPIGSGLGIGAVVEAAGPDCIVPGQIPPVKLLGVKVWPINVDLKFMEPVERELKLLGKFLDSAVNLMNKSFIDQS from the exons ATGTCCAGGAAAGGAGCTCCGCTCCCGAAGGACGTGCCCTGGCGGGCGTCCTCCGGCAAGCCCATCCCCAAGATTCACCACAACCCCGTCCTCCGCGTCTCCCAGACGCCTTACTCCACCTACGCCATCTCGGTCATGAAG CAGCATCCTGACCCGATCGGGAGCGGATTGGGGATTGGAGCGGTGGTCGAAGCTGCGGGGCCGGATTGCATCGTGCCTGGTCAAATCCCGCCTGTTAAATTGCTCGGTGTCAAG GTCTGGCCAATTAATGTTGATCTGAAGTTCATGGAACCTGTTGAAAGGGAACTGAAATTGCTTGGGAAG TTCCTGGATTCGGCTGTTAACCTCATGAACAAGTCGTTCATAGATC AATCGTAG
- the LOC104439228 gene encoding geraniol 8-hydroxylase-like, with translation MDYLVLILCLHLLWGLYQALSYVARGGRRARPSNLPPGPRPLPIIGNLLQLGDLPHKSLANLAQAYGPIIKLELGFVTTVVISSPALAKEILQTHDAVFSNRMVPDCVMAHDHDKLSLAWAPVSPFFRYLRKIYNSHIFSSKKLDLNQHVRSKKVQELVSFVRKYACAGEAVNISEAAFRTSLNVLSSTIFSLDTMEPLTPARELKDVVWQIMVEVGKPNLADYFPVLKKIGPRGPKHRLEAHFKKIFDIFDDLIQRRLQLRMDTGSIKYNDVLDNLLDLVEDENETLDMSLVKHLLLDIFSAGSETTASTLEWAMTELLRNPEKLSTAQAELHQVIGKGKQIEEADISRLPYLQAIVKENFRLHPSAPLLVPRKSGEDFIAGGFTIPKGAQILVNVWAIGRDPSVWDDPEKFMPERFLGSNIDVRGQNFELLPFGGGRRICPGLPLVMRMLPLTLGSLINIFNWRLEDGVTPENMNMEDKFGIAIQKAESLKAVAIPI, from the exons ATGGATTACTTGGTTTTGATCCTGTGTTTGCACCTCCTCTGGGGCTTGTACCAAGCTCTCTCTTACGTCGCCAGGGGTGGCCGAAGAGCTCGGCCCTCCAACCTCCCCCCAGGTCCACGGCCTCTTCCGATCATTGGCAACCTCCTCCAGCTCGGAGACCTTCCCCACAAGTCCCTCGCCAACCTCGCTCAAGCTTACGGCCCCATCATCAAACTGGAACTCGGCTTTGTGACCACGGTGGTGATCTCTTCACCCGCGCTCGCCAAAGAAATCCTCCAAACCCACGATGCGGTCTTCTCGAATCGCATGGTTCCTGATTGCGTCATGGCCCATGACCATGACAAACTAAGCCTGGCCTGGGCACCCGTATCTCCTTTCTTCCGATACCTGAGAAAAATATACAACTCGCATATTTTCTCCAGCAAGAAACTCGATTTGAACCAACACGTGCGCAGCAAGAAAGTGCAAGAGCTGGTCAGCTTTGTTAGGAAATACGCGTGCGCTGGCGAGGCGGTGAATATCAGCGAGGCAGCTTTTAGGACCAGCCTTAACGTGCTATCGAGCACGATTTTCTCTTTGGACACGATGGAACCGTTGACTCCAGCCAGAGAGCTGAAGGACGTGGTGTGGCAAATCATGGTAGAGGTTGGAAAGCCTAACCTGGCAGATTACTTTCCCGTGCTCAAGAAGATTGGCCCCCGTGGTCCGAAGCATCGCCTCGAAGCACATTTCAAGAAGATTTTCGACATCTTTGACGACCTGATCCAGAGAAGGTTGCAGCTGAGGATGGATACTGGCTCGATTAAGTATAACGATGTTTTGGATAATCTTCTTGATTTAGTGGAAGATGAAAATGAGACCCTGGACATGTCCTTAGTCAAGCATCTACTACTG GACATATTCTCTGCCGGTAGCGAAACCACTGCGAGTACTCTGGAGTGGGCGATGACAGAACTACTTCGCAACCCAGAAAAGCTATCAACAGCCCAAGCCGAGCTCCATCAAGTCATTGGCAAAGGCAAGCAGATTGAAGAGGCCGATATCTCTCGCTTACCCTACTTACAAGCTATCGTGAAGGAGAATTTCCGACTTCACCCGTCAGCTCCTCTCCTTGTTCCTCGGAAATCCGGAGAAGATTTCATTGCAGGCGGTTTCACAATTCCAAAGGGTGCACAAATCCTCGTCAATGTATGGGCGATCGGTCGAGATCCTAGCGTCTGGGATGATCCAGAAAAGTTCATGCCCGAAAGGTTTCTTGGATCCAATATCGATGTCAGGGGACAAAACTTCGAGCTCCTACCTTTTGGTGGCGGCAGGCGGATTTGCCCGGGATTGCCATTGGTCATGAGAATGTTGCCTTTGACGCTCGGTTCACTCATCAATATTTTCAATTGGAGGCTCGAAGATGGTGTTACCCCAGAGAACATGAACATGGAAGACAAGTTCGGAATAGCCATCCAAAAGGCTGAATCTCTAAAAGCTGTGGCCATTCCtatatga